In Tolypothrix sp. NIES-4075, the following proteins share a genomic window:
- a CDS encoding ABC transporter ATP-binding protein: MLYLRNLIYHPTACPTPILKSLNLDLPAQQLGLIIGPSGSGKSTLLEILSGLAEPTSGGVLWREQVLIAEQLQQLAGLVFQFPERHFCGGTILEELRLGHPELGSDRVREALTEVGLEHLSLSTPPHALSGGQQRRLALAVQLIRQPHVLLLDEPTAGLDWSMRRQLVNLLAKLKQHWTLLVVTHDAGDMLAIADSCWTLNHGELKSVDPTSLAAKVKEPQPMA, from the coding sequence CCACAGCTTGCCCTACACCAATTCTCAAATCACTCAATTTGGACTTACCAGCGCAACAACTAGGTTTAATTATTGGTCCTTCTGGTTCCGGCAAAAGTACCTTACTAGAAATTTTATCAGGATTAGCCGAACCGACATCTGGCGGAGTCTTATGGCGGGAACAAGTACTTATAGCCGAACAATTACAACAATTAGCCGGGTTGGTGTTTCAGTTTCCAGAGCGGCATTTTTGCGGTGGTACTATTTTAGAAGAATTGCGTTTAGGGCATCCAGAGCTAGGGTCAGACCGAGTTAGAGAAGCACTTACAGAAGTTGGATTAGAGCATTTATCTCTGAGTACACCACCTCATGCTTTAAGTGGAGGTCAGCAGCGACGTTTGGCTTTGGCGGTACAATTGATTCGCCAACCACACGTTCTTTTGCTGGACGAACCGACAGCGGGCTTAGATTGGTCAATGCGTCGGCAATTGGTAAACTTATTAGCAAAGCTGAAACAACATTGGACACTGTTAGTTGTGACACATGATGCTGGGGATATGTTAGCGATCGCTGACAGTTGCTGGACACTCAACCACGGTGAACTAAAATCAGTTGACCCAACGTCGTTGGCAGCGAAAGTCAAAGAACCTCAACCGATGGCATGA